One window of the Methanocaldococcus vulcanius M7 genome contains the following:
- a CDS encoding CBS domain-containing protein codes for MVGEVPVLLIMKRPIVVSGDVSVYDVAKLMIEEEVPCVLVVCERSKNEIEVAREKDILKKVLIKKLSPDKVKIEDISSSKLITIPPETTIDEALKLMSKHKTRELFISDGGKIIGVITEEDLIKITPEIISTLKELVDYLIQVIDEVTSENSNEGGGEDPKTLTITKNKKKSK; via the coding sequence ATGGTAGGGGAGGTTCCAGTTTTACTCATAATGAAAAGACCGATCGTAGTTAGTGGGGATGTTTCAGTTTATGATGTAGCAAAATTGATGATAGAAGAAGAAGTTCCGTGCGTTCTTGTAGTTTGTGAGAGATCTAAGAATGAGATAGAAGTAGCGAGAGAGAAAGATATATTAAAAAAAGTTTTAATTAAAAAACTATCTCCAGATAAAGTTAAAATAGAGGATATATCATCATCAAAGCTTATAACAATTCCTCCAGAGACAACAATAGATGAAGCATTAAAATTGATGAGCAAGCATAAAACGAGAGAGTTATTTATCTCTGATGGAGGAAAAATAATTGGTGTTATAACTGAAGAAGATCTTATTAAGATAACTCCAGAGATAATTTCAACATTAAAGGAGTTAGTTGACTATCTAATACAAGTTATTGATGAAGTTACCTCAGAAAACTCTAACGAAGGGGGAGGGGAAGATCCAAAAACCTTAACAATCACAAAAAATAAGAAAAAATCTAAATAA
- a CDS encoding phosphoribosylanthranilate isomerase, whose protein sequence is MVKIKICGITNKEDMAYISKRVHAVGVIVDVPIKTPRKITLDKAIELKSSISPFTTLVSVIMPEQISDVLELYNLLKPNAIQLHGFESVEFVKELKKLKSENKLNADIIKVIHIPKDEDIDFKSILEEVKKYEKYVDAILVDTKIERVKMEGKVHNWDVSKHLNKYLAKPLILAGGLNKDNVVEAIKTVRPYAIDVSSSLEAYGGKKDLKKVDEFLEVIRSY, encoded by the coding sequence TTGGTAAAGATTAAAATATGTGGAATAACTAATAAAGAGGATATGGCATATATCTCAAAAAGAGTTCATGCTGTTGGAGTTATTGTAGATGTTCCAATAAAAACGCCAAGAAAGATAACATTAGATAAAGCTATTGAACTCAAATCAAGTATCTCCCCCTTCACTACACTTGTTTCTGTAATTATGCCAGAGCAAATCTCTGATGTGTTAGAACTCTATAACCTTTTAAAACCAAATGCCATACAACTTCATGGATTTGAAAGTGTAGAGTTTGTTAAAGAACTAAAAAAATTGAAAAGTGAGAATAAATTAAATGCTGACATTATAAAAGTTATACATATTCCTAAGGATGAGGATATTGATTTTAAATCTATTTTAGAGGAAGTTAAAAAGTATGAAAAGTATGTTGATGCAATATTGGTAGATACAAAAATAGAACGTGTAAAAATGGAAGGAAAAGTGCATAATTGGGATGTCTCTAAACATCTTAACAAATATTTAGCAAAACCCCTGATTTTAGCAGGCGGCTTGAATAAGGATAATGTAGTTGAGGCAATTAAGACAGTTAGACCTTATGCAATAGATGTATCTTCATCCTTAGAAGCTTATGGTGGAAAAAAAGACCTAAAAAAAGTAGATGAGTTTTTAGAGGTTATTAGAAGTTATTAA
- the mtnA gene encoding S-methyl-5-thioribose-1-phosphate isomerase produces the protein MNKKSLKPIIWDDEKKELILIDQRKLPNKLEYFICKTYEDVAYAIKEMVVRGAPAIGVSASYGMALAEIKNEDILNAYNTLKNTRPTAVNLFWALDRCLTAYKNGRSILEEAKKIHKEDIETCKNIGIIGEKLIDDGDTILTHCNAGALATSAYGTALSVIRFAFYNGKRIKVIADETRPRLQGAKLTAFELNYEGIPVKVITDNTAGFLMQKGEIDKIIVGADRILADGTVYNKIGTYSLAVLSKYHEIPFYVAAPLSTFDLTSKEEDVIIEERDEKEVAYIDGVKIIPEGVGCYNYAFDKTPPDLITAIITEKGIVKPSKDEILKLFNK, from the coding sequence ATGAACAAAAAATCTTTAAAACCGATAATATGGGATGATGAAAAGAAAGAGTTAATTTTAATCGATCAAAGAAAGCTTCCAAATAAATTGGAATACTTTATCTGTAAAACCTATGAAGATGTTGCCTACGCAATCAAAGAGATGGTTGTTAGAGGAGCTCCAGCGATAGGTGTCTCTGCCTCATACGGTATGGCGTTGGCTGAGATAAAAAATGAAGATATATTAAATGCCTATAACACATTAAAAAATACACGACCAACAGCAGTTAATTTGTTTTGGGCATTAGATAGATGCTTAACCGCCTATAAAAACGGAAGATCAATACTTGAAGAGGCAAAAAAGATCCACAAAGAAGATATAGAAACATGTAAAAATATTGGAATAATTGGAGAAAAACTTATTGACGATGGAGATACAATACTAACTCATTGTAATGCTGGAGCATTAGCAACATCCGCCTATGGAACTGCTTTAAGTGTTATTAGATTTGCCTTTTATAATGGTAAAAGAATTAAAGTTATAGCAGATGAGACAAGACCAAGATTACAGGGAGCTAAGTTAACGGCCTTTGAACTCAACTATGAAGGAATTCCAGTTAAGGTTATAACTGACAATACAGCTGGTTTTTTAATGCAGAAGGGAGAGATCGATAAAATCATAGTTGGAGCAGATAGAATTTTAGCAGATGGAACCGTGTATAATAAAATTGGAACTTACAGTTTAGCAGTTTTGTCTAAGTATCATGAAATCCCGTTTTATGTTGCTGCCCCTCTTTCGACTTTTGATCTAACCAGTAAAGAAGAGGATGTTATTATTGAAGAGAGAGATGAAAAGGAAGTTGCTTATATAGATGGAGTTAAAATAATCCCTGAAGGGGTTGGTTGTTATAATTATGCCTTCGATAAAACACCTCCAGATTTGATAACCGCGATTATTACTGAAAAAGGTATTGTAAAGCCAAGTAAAGATGAAATTTTAAAATTATTTAACAAGTAG
- a CDS encoding ATP-dependent DNA helicase encodes MDFERYIEEKFPYPKVREPQKKMMLKIYNCIKNKKNLIVEAPTGVGKTLSYLIPALYFAERGKRILILTETIDQQVRIYDDLSSLKHNLNVAFLMGKSNFICKSRGGKANRLYCQLNKKCLYRPNRKPICYCGLKKHQVKLGDKVIYYCPLCTCEYQKAKIDSMLADIVVMNNSMFYYAKEEIEASRGIDVIICDEAHKLEGSVRNASTIVINPELSINRLKYMAIHYAPPILRKRLDVDDESFWEILERYLIGKDIDIDACKDTIIFDGESVRSWKYKEELAILGVILNAYYQINNIKNKILNFKENEEIDRKELRFEIDSRALIAIELDFIHRKKLSDMYLLEFIENIKNLKYINDNYVIYRSGSSLLCEPVFVSSYLKELYGNAVVIHCSATIGNLKMHALKTGVEKPEFLTLDSPFPKNRKKIFALKDGVDMKYEKKDRKKANENLLKILEAINGNSLVLFKSFEDLDSFYKYLKSNLNKTSIKNKNIHVYEQGMDGNEAKQLKEHFEKVGGILLATGRFAEGVDIPGEALIGVVIDALPFPVPTPLIMREQKLLEEKFRKKGVKDAHWRAFLMTSFDRMARTLVQMIGRLIRTEEDYGVVVIQDKRFSDWVGRVMIEKGYLKERYESVSLSYAINAIPKFMDQFKISENHKR; translated from the coding sequence ATGGATTTTGAGAGGTATATTGAAGAGAAATTCCCATATCCAAAGGTTAGAGAGCCCCAAAAAAAGATGATGCTAAAAATTTACAACTGTATAAAAAATAAAAAAAACTTGATAGTAGAGGCACCGACAGGCGTGGGTAAAACACTGAGTTATTTAATTCCTGCTTTATACTTTGCAGAGAGAGGGAAGAGGATTTTAATCCTAACAGAAACAATAGACCAGCAGGTTAGGATTTATGATGATTTAAGTTCATTAAAACACAATTTAAATGTTGCCTTTTTAATGGGAAAAAGTAATTTTATATGCAAATCAAGAGGAGGAAAAGCAAATCGTTTATACTGCCAATTAAATAAAAAATGCCTTTATAGGCCAAACAGAAAACCAATCTGCTACTGCGGATTAAAAAAGCATCAGGTAAAGTTGGGAGATAAAGTTATATACTACTGCCCCCTCTGCACGTGTGAATATCAAAAGGCAAAGATCGATAGTATGTTAGCTGATATAGTAGTGATGAACAATAGCATGTTTTATTATGCAAAAGAGGAAATTGAAGCGAGTAGAGGTATAGATGTAATAATATGTGATGAAGCCCACAAATTGGAAGGAAGTGTTAGAAATGCCTCAACCATAGTGATTAATCCTGAATTATCAATAAATAGATTAAAATATATGGCAATACATTATGCTCCTCCAATATTGAGAAAGAGGTTGGATGTTGATGATGAAAGCTTTTGGGAAATTTTAGAGAGATATCTGATTGGAAAAGACATAGATATTGATGCATGTAAAGATACGATTATATTTGATGGGGAGAGCGTAAGATCCTGGAAGTATAAGGAAGAATTGGCTATCTTAGGGGTGATCTTAAATGCCTATTACCAAATAAACAACATAAAAAATAAAATATTGAATTTTAAAGAGAATGAAGAGATCGACAGAAAGGAATTAAGATTTGAAATAGATAGTAGGGCGTTAATTGCCATAGAACTTGATTTTATCCATAGGAAAAAGTTATCTGATATGTATCTTCTCGAATTTATAGAAAATATTAAAAATTTGAAATATATAAATGACAATTATGTCATATATAGGAGTGGATCGTCTCTACTCTGCGAGCCCGTTTTTGTTAGCAGTTATTTGAAGGAGTTATATGGAAATGCTGTGGTTATACACTGCTCAGCGACAATTGGGAACTTAAAAATGCATGCTTTGAAAACAGGGGTTGAAAAACCAGAATTTCTGACATTAGATAGCCCGTTTCCAAAGAATAGAAAAAAGATATTTGCCTTAAAAGACGGCGTTGATATGAAATATGAAAAAAAAGATAGAAAAAAAGCAAATGAGAACCTATTAAAAATATTAGAAGCAATAAATGGGAATTCATTAGTTTTATTTAAAAGTTTTGAAGATTTGGACAGTTTTTATAAATACTTAAAATCAAACCTTAACAAAACATCAATAAAAAATAAAAACATCCATGTGTATGAGCAAGGAATGGATGGAAATGAAGCTAAGCAATTAAAAGAGCATTTTGAAAAAGTTGGAGGGATTTTGTTAGCAACTGGAAGATTTGCTGAGGGTGTTGATATTCCGGGAGAGGCACTTATTGGTGTGGTTATCGATGCCCTTCCGTTTCCAGTTCCAACCCCACTTATAATGAGGGAACAGAAACTCTTAGAGGAGAAATTTAGAAAAAAAGGAGTTAAAGATGCTCATTGGAGAGCTTTTTTAATGACATCTTTTGACAGAATGGCAAGAACGCTCGTTCAGATGATTGGGAGATTAATAAGGACAGAAGAAGATTATGGAGTTGTAGTTATCCAAGATAAAAGATTCTCTGATTGGGTGGGTAGGGTTATGATCGAAAAAGGATATTTAAAGGAAAGATACGAATCAGTTTCATTAAGCTATGCAATAAATGCTATTCCAAAGTTTATGGATCAATTTAAAATAAGTGAAAATCATAAACGATAA
- a CDS encoding M20 family metallo-hydrolase, which produces MDLTKEAIQLESDLIRINSVNPSFGGKGEKEKANYVKRKLIEYVNKYGITNYTLKDYTTIDKYGIERPNIVFKLDFGKEKTLHIISHLDTVPEGDISLWETDPYKPVLKDGKIYGRGSEDNHKGIVSSLLLLKMIFESDNVKPKYNLSLIFVSDEEDGSEYGLKYLLNFENEIFKKDDLIIVPDFGTPKGDFIEIGEKGILWIKFDIEGKQCHGSTPENGVNADVIAFNFANGLYKQLYEKFDNVDEIFLPKYSTFEPTILKSGVENPNTIPGHVEVVFDCRILPTYSLEDVLKEIDNFIKTFDFRGGLKYYDPSVEMQINYKILKEEQPNYTKKDSKVVLELKRAIKKVLNEDAKLCGMGGGTVAAFLRFKGYEVAVWGIGEETAHQPNEHIRIDDLVKMAKVFYEIITPSD; this is translated from the coding sequence ATGGATCTAACAAAAGAAGCCATACAATTAGAAAGCGATCTGATAAGGATAAACTCCGTCAATCCATCTTTTGGAGGAAAAGGAGAAAAAGAAAAAGCAAACTATGTTAAAAGAAAATTAATAGAATATGTAAACAAATATGGGATAACAAATTACACGCTGAAAGATTACACGACAATAGATAAATACGGCATTGAAAGACCAAATATTGTATTCAAGTTAGATTTTGGAAAAGAGAAAACATTACACATTATCTCTCACTTAGATACTGTTCCAGAAGGAGATATTAGTTTATGGGAAACAGATCCTTATAAGCCCGTTCTTAAAGATGGAAAGATATATGGAAGAGGTAGTGAGGACAACCATAAGGGAATTGTCTCCTCTTTGTTATTATTAAAAATGATCTTTGAGAGTGATAATGTTAAACCAAAATACAACCTATCCTTGATTTTTGTCTCTGATGAAGAAGATGGTAGCGAGTATGGATTAAAATATTTGTTAAACTTTGAAAATGAGATATTTAAAAAAGATGACTTGATAATTGTTCCTGACTTTGGGACACCAAAAGGGGATTTTATTGAAATTGGAGAAAAAGGAATATTGTGGATAAAATTTGATATAGAAGGAAAACAGTGTCATGGAAGCACACCAGAAAATGGAGTTAATGCAGATGTTATAGCTTTTAACTTTGCAAATGGACTATATAAACAACTTTATGAGAAATTTGATAATGTTGATGAGATCTTTCTACCAAAATACTCAACGTTTGAGCCAACAATCTTAAAAAGTGGGGTTGAAAATCCAAATACAATTCCCGGGCACGTTGAAGTGGTATTTGATTGTAGAATTCTACCTACTTATAGTTTAGAAGATGTTTTAAAAGAGATAGATAACTTTATAAAAACCTTTGATTTTAGAGGAGGGTTAAAATATTACGATCCCTCAGTAGAGATGCAAATAAATTATAAAATACTAAAAGAGGAACAACCAAATTATACCAAAAAAGATTCCAAAGTTGTATTAGAGTTAAAAAGAGCAATAAAAAAAGTTTTAAACGAAGATGCGAAATTGTGTGGAATGGGTGGAGGGACTGTTGCGGCATTTTTAAGATTCAAAGGATATGAAGTTGCAGTTTGGGGAATTGGAGAAGAAACAGCCCACCAACCAAATGAGCATATAAGAATAGATGACTTGGTTAAAATGGCTAAGGTATTTTATGAGATCATAACCCCTTCTGATTAA
- a CDS encoding DUF1890 family protein produces MMSILIVVGCPEPPALIPSVLYLINQLKKKGFNVVVAVNHAALKLLEIADDDKYYLKGVGAVDIDEGLRGIEGIDRIITFVHNDGGVSYTATYKVKYNKPTYAIVFGRKINSDHVEALKNSNINVYTARAFHNPLPIVNKIKEILANI; encoded by the coding sequence ATGATGAGTATTTTGATAGTGGTTGGATGCCCAGAACCTCCTGCTCTAATACCGTCTGTTTTATATTTAATAAATCAGTTAAAGAAAAAAGGATTTAATGTTGTTGTAGCAGTGAATCATGCTGCCTTAAAATTGTTGGAAATAGCTGATGATGACAAATACTATTTAAAGGGCGTTGGGGCTGTCGATATTGATGAAGGGCTTAGAGGAATCGAAGGCATCGATAGAATAATAACCTTTGTCCATAATGATGGAGGAGTTAGTTATACAGCAACATACAAAGTCAAATATAACAAACCAACCTACGCCATTGTTTTTGGAAGAAAAATAAACAGTGATCATGTTGAGGCATTAAAGAACAGCAATATAAACGTTTATACTGCAAGAGCGTTTCACAACCCCCTGCCTATTGTTAACAAAATAAAAGAGATTTTAGCAAATATCTAA
- a CDS encoding DUF1847 domain-containing protein translates to MRCSLCNKKLCYVGKDCRKDITEEIIKEYLKEENLKIAKLSSHIEATYYMKKTRLEEIIEFCKLMGYKKIGVAFCIGLENEAKTLSKILSKHFDVYSVCCKVCGIDKDIFELKKIREGEKEAMCNPIGQAEILNDIGTDLNIMVGLCIGHDILFQKYSNAPTTVFIVKDRVLAHNTVGAIYSKYYLKKLLEGD, encoded by the coding sequence ATGAGATGCTCTCTATGCAATAAAAAACTTTGCTATGTCGGAAAAGATTGTAGAAAAGATATTACCGAGGAAATAATTAAAGAATACCTAAAAGAAGAAAATTTAAAAATTGCTAAACTCTCATCTCATATAGAAGCAACTTACTATATGAAAAAAACTCGATTAGAAGAGATCATTGAATTTTGTAAACTTATGGGTTATAAAAAAATTGGAGTAGCATTTTGTATTGGCTTAGAGAATGAAGCAAAAACACTGTCAAAAATACTATCTAAACATTTTGACGTGTATAGTGTCTGTTGTAAAGTATGTGGAATAGATAAAGACATTTTTGAATTAAAGAAAATTCGAGAAGGAGAAAAAGAGGCAATGTGCAATCCCATTGGACAGGCAGAAATTTTAAATGACATTGGGACAGATCTAAACATAATGGTTGGGTTATGCATAGGACATGATATTCTATTTCAAAAATATTCAAATGCTCCAACCACAGTTTTTATTGTAAAGGATCGAGTTTTAGCCCACAATACAGTCGGAGCAATTTATAGCAAATACTATCTAAAAAAACTTTTAGAGGGAGATTAA
- a CDS encoding SLC13 family permease: MRIDTFIFLIFIGIGILLLIFNVVSPTLAFHAIEWKTIFSLFYLMVVVNVMKDTMFLDYISLKILKRSERVFLVLIFLTLFLSAIITNDVSLFVIIPLTLIISEYADLPVDDLEKLLIFEGISANIGSALTPIGNPQNLYLYHFYNIGALKFITSMIPFEIIGIIIILPFLEFKKYKATISDIEFKKEWLLYLALFVLVLLCIFGKLNFVYALPLILLVLFYKKPKIDYLLLLTFIFLFVDIEGLKKTGIINIFLINCGNVMLMIYSSLLSQIISNVPAAVLLSNLYNNWLPIAYGVNVGGNGTLIASFANLITLRLSKGNIGVWRFLLLGILIYISHLILLVIYLKITC, from the coding sequence ATGAGAATTGATACATTCATATTTTTAATATTTATTGGAATTGGAATTTTGCTTTTGATATTTAATGTAGTTAGTCCAACCCTTGCTTTCCATGCAATTGAATGGAAGACAATATTTTCCTTATTTTATTTAATGGTTGTTGTAAATGTTATGAAAGATACAATGTTTTTAGATTATATTTCGTTAAAAATATTAAAAAGATCTGAAAGGGTTTTTCTTGTTCTCATCTTTTTGACATTGTTTCTCTCTGCAATAATAACAAATGACGTTTCTCTTTTTGTGATAATTCCTTTAACTTTAATAATCTCCGAATATGCAGATCTCCCAGTTGATGATTTAGAAAAACTACTGATCTTTGAGGGAATCTCAGCAAACATAGGAAGTGCATTAACTCCAATAGGGAACCCGCAGAATCTTTATCTATATCATTTCTACAATATTGGGGCTTTGAAATTTATTACCAGTATGATTCCCTTTGAGATTATTGGGATAATTATTATACTACCTTTTTTAGAATTTAAAAAATATAAGGCAACTATTTCAGACATTGAATTTAAAAAAGAATGGTTGTTGTATTTAGCGTTATTTGTGTTGGTTTTATTATGCATATTTGGAAAATTGAATTTTGTTTATGCCCTTCCCTTAATACTTTTAGTTCTTTTTTACAAAAAGCCAAAGATCGATTATCTTCTCCTCTTAACTTTCATATTTCTATTTGTAGATATAGAAGGTTTAAAGAAAACAGGAATTATAAATATATTTTTAATAAACTGTGGCAATGTTATGCTGATGATTTACTCTTCTCTCCTCTCTCAAATTATCTCAAACGTTCCAGCTGCTGTATTGCTTTCTAATTTATACAATAACTGGCTTCCCATCGCTTACGGAGTTAACGTTGGTGGAAATGGAACTTTAATTGCTTCATTTGCAAATTTGATAACTCTAAGGTTATCTAAAGGGAATATTGGAGTTTGGAGATTCCTACTCCTTGGTATTTTGATATATATTTCCCACCTTATCCTTTTAGTTATATATTTAAAAATAACGTGTTGA
- a CDS encoding DUF1894 domain-containing protein, whose product MGCVDKLNYEILYKGGFKDCAEFIRKNFKNIKEKEAGCEIFEGIFLIGIPPIPVAYEENCIIFPYTKPCYGTFVLKVNLSENEKEKEKMGEDKNKKSFLSKLRFW is encoded by the coding sequence ATGGGATGTGTTGATAAATTAAACTATGAGATCTTATACAAAGGAGGATTCAAGGACTGTGCAGAGTTTATAAGAAAAAATTTTAAAAATATAAAGGAGAAAGAAGCAGGATGTGAAATATTCGAAGGTATTTTTTTGATTGGAATCCCTCCAATACCTGTTGCATATGAAGAGAACTGTATAATCTTTCCATATACAAAACCATGTTATGGAACGTTTGTTTTAAAAGTAAATCTCAGTGAAAATGAGAAAGAAAAAGAAAAAATGGGAGAAGACAAAAATAAGAAAAGTTTTTTATCAAAATTAAGATTTTGGTGA
- the glnK1 gene encoding P-II family nitrogen regulator GlnK1 — translation MRKVEAVIRPEKLEIVKKALSDAGYVGMTVSEVKGRGVQGGIVERYRGREYIVDLIPKVKIELVVKEEDVDDVINIICENARTGNPGDGKIFVLPVERVVRVRTKEEGKEAV, via the coding sequence ATGAGGAAGGTTGAGGCGGTTATAAGGCCTGAGAAGTTGGAGATTGTTAAGAAGGCCTTGTCAGATGCTGGTTATGTTGGTATGACTGTTAGTGAGGTTAAGGGTAGGGGAGTTCAGGGTGGAATTGTTGAGAGGTATAGGGGGAGGGAGTATATTGTTGATTTGATTCCGAAGGTTAAGATTGAGTTGGTTGTTAAGGAAGAGGATGTTGATGATGTTATTAACATTATTTGCGAGAATGCAAGAACCGGAAACCCAGGAGACGGAAAAATCTTCGTCCTACCAGTAGAAAGAGTCGTAAGAGTAAGAACAAAAGAAGAAGGAAAAGAGGCAGTTTAA
- the glnA gene encoding type I glutamate--ammonia ligase, whose product MNVEQAIEYVKKNNVKFIRFQFVDILGFPKNVAYPVKSGEKGMEELREIFENGVWFDGSSITGFVGIEESDMLLKPDLETLSVLPWRPEEKSVARVICDVYKDEKTPFEGDPRSRLKAILNELKEEMNGEFFVGPEPEFFLLKRDPHNPHRWVPADDGGYFDVEPLDDAPDIRRDIVLALENLGFHVEASHHEVAPGQHEVDFKFDNALKTADSVITFKMTIKNVAKKHGLKATFMPKPFFGMNGNGMHCHQSVWFNNEPSFYDPEGPYNGLSETCLSYIAGILSHAKALVAITNPTVNSYKRLVPGYEAPVNIAWANKNRSAIIRVPAARGKATRIEFRAPDPTCNPYLAFACMLAAGLDGIKNKMSAPEPVERNIFKMSEEEKKQLGIESVPANLAAALDELESDEVLQKALGKHIYENYMEIKRAEWDEFRISVTDWEKSKYLIY is encoded by the coding sequence ATGAACGTCGAACAGGCAATTGAATATGTAAAAAAGAACAATGTTAAGTTTATAAGGTTTCAGTTTGTAGACATATTAGGATTTCCTAAAAATGTCGCATACCCTGTAAAGTCAGGAGAAAAAGGAATGGAAGAATTAAGAGAAATATTTGAAAACGGAGTTTGGTTCGATGGTTCATCAATCACTGGTTTTGTTGGCATTGAAGAGTCAGATATGCTCTTAAAACCTGACTTGGAGACGTTATCAGTTCTTCCATGGAGACCTGAAGAGAAGAGTGTAGCAAGAGTTATCTGCGATGTTTATAAAGATGAAAAGACACCATTCGAAGGAGATCCAAGAAGCAGATTAAAAGCTATTTTAAACGAATTAAAAGAAGAAATGAATGGAGAGTTTTTCGTAGGACCAGAGCCAGAGTTTTTCTTGTTGAAAAGAGATCCACACAACCCACACAGATGGGTTCCTGCTGACGATGGGGGCTACTTCGATGTTGAGCCATTAGACGATGCTCCAGACATTAGAAGAGATATTGTTTTAGCGTTAGAAAACCTTGGCTTCCACGTTGAGGCATCACACCACGAAGTCGCTCCAGGACAGCATGAAGTTGACTTTAAATTTGACAACGCTTTAAAAACCGCTGATAGTGTTATAACATTCAAGATGACAATAAAAAACGTTGCTAAGAAGCACGGTTTAAAGGCAACATTCATGCCAAAACCATTCTTTGGAATGAACGGAAACGGAATGCACTGCCACCAGAGTGTTTGGTTTAACAATGAGCCATCATTCTATGATCCAGAAGGCCCATACAACGGATTGAGTGAAACATGTTTAAGTTATATAGCAGGAATATTAAGCCACGCTAAGGCATTAGTTGCTATAACAAACCCAACAGTCAACTCATACAAGAGATTAGTTCCTGGTTATGAAGCTCCTGTAAATATCGCATGGGCAAACAAGAACAGAAGTGCTATCATCAGAGTTCCAGCTGCAAGAGGAAAGGCAACAAGAATCGAATTCAGAGCTCCAGACCCAACATGCAACCCATACTTAGCATTTGCATGTATGTTAGCTGCTGGATTGGATGGAATTAAAAACAAGATGAGTGCTCCAGAGCCAGTTGAGAGAAACATCTTCAAGATGTCAGAAGAAGAGAAAAAGCAGTTGGGAATTGAATCAGTTCCTGCAAACTTAGCCGCTGCTTTGGATGAGTTAGAGAGCGATGAGGTCTTGCAAAAGGCATTAGGAAAACACATATATGAAAACTACATGGAAATTAAGAGAGCTGAGTGGGATGAGTTCAGAATATCCGTTACCGATTGGGAGAAAAGCAAATACTTGATATACTAA
- the queC gene encoding 7-cyano-7-deazaguanine synthase QueC, whose protein sequence is MKAITVLSGGLDSTVATLIAKDRGYEMTAITFNYGQKAVKREINSAKKICEILGIKHIVVDLPFVKQFGKSSLITEKEIPTLKMNELDSEKAFDTMRAVWVPARNVIMFSIASGFAESLGAEKIFIGINKEEGITFPDNTIEFVEAFNRVLEYGTLNKVKIEAPLYDKTKEEIVKLGAELEKKLGVEVLKYSYSCYHDNGEDFLHCGKCESCMRRKRAFLNAGVEDKTRYIE, encoded by the coding sequence ATGAAGGCAATAACAGTTTTAAGCGGTGGACTTGACTCCACTGTTGCAACACTCATTGCAAAAGATCGCGGTTATGAGATGACAGCAATAACCTTTAATTATGGACAGAAAGCAGTAAAAAGAGAAATAAATTCTGCAAAAAAGATATGTGAAATACTGGGAATTAAGCATATTGTAGTTGATCTTCCATTCGTTAAGCAGTTTGGAAAAAGTTCCCTAATAACTGAAAAAGAAATTCCAACACTAAAAATGAACGAATTAGATAGTGAGAAGGCATTTGATACAATGAGAGCAGTTTGGGTTCCTGCGAGGAATGTAATAATGTTCAGTATAGCAAGTGGTTTTGCTGAATCATTGGGAGCAGAAAAAATATTCATTGGAATAAACAAGGAGGAAGGGATTACATTTCCAGACAATACGATAGAGTTTGTTGAAGCGTTTAATAGAGTTTTAGAGTATGGAACACTAAATAAGGTTAAGATAGAAGCTCCCCTATATGACAAAACAAAGGAGGAGATTGTTAAATTGGGAGCTGAGTTGGAGAAAAAACTTGGTGTTGAGGTTTTAAAGTATAGTTATTCTTGCTATCATGATAATGGAGAGGACTTTTTACATTGTGGAAAGTGTGAAAGTTGTATGAGAAGAAAGAGGGCTTTTTTGAATGCAGGAGTTGAGGATAAAACAAGATATATTGAATAA